CATGCTGGTGGAAGAAGCCCGCGTGCTCGATGACCAGGGCAGTCATTCGTGACGCCAACGCGCATTCGGGTGTCGGTGGACCGCATGAGTCTGGCGCTTGAGTTCGCGGACCGGCCGGGCGTGAGCTATGACGCGGAATTTCTCCGCGTCCACAGCCCCTCGGCCGAAGTGCGCGGCCATGGCAATGCCGAGCGCCAGATCGTCGGCGGCAAGCGGCAGGTGAAAATCATGCTGGTCGAGGCGGTGGGCAGCTATGCCATCCGCATCGGCTTTGATGACGGCCATGACACCGGGATTTACTCCTGGACGCTGCTCGAAAGCTTCGCCCGTGATCATGAGCGGTTGTGGGGTGACTATCTCACGGCGCTTGCGACACGGGGCCTTACGCGCGACTAGAGAGCCTCTCCGCGCAACAGCCGGGGCAGGTCGCCCATGGTGCCGCGGGCGTGATCCATGAACAGGGTCTTGGCGGCGGGCAGGCGGTTGACGAGCCCGAGCCCAAGCTTGCGAACGAGCGATAGCGGCGCGGCTTCGACCATGAACAGGCGGTTCAGCAGATCGGTCACAAAAGACAGGGTCACAGTATCGAACCGCCGCCAGCGTTCATATCTGGCGAGCACGTCGGGGCTGCCAAGGTCCTGACCGATACGGGCGGCGTCCACAATAGCTTCGGCCAGTGCGGCGACGTCTTTCAGCCCAAGATTGAGCCCCTGTCCGGCGATCGGGTGGATGCCATGGGCGGCGTCCCCGATGAGCGCGAGGCGAAGGTCGGTGGCGCGCGGCACCATATGGAGCGTGAGCGGATAAGACCAGCGCGGCCCGCTCACATGAACGGCCCCGAGAAAGTCCCCGAAGCGTTTCTGCAATTCAGCCTCAAATCCCCGGCTATCCAGCGATAGCAGGGCTTTGGCCGTGGCCGTGCGCTCGGTCCAGACGATGGACGACCGATTGCCGGAAATCGGCAGGATGGCGAAGGGACCACCAGCCAGAAAGCGTTCATGGGCGATATTGCCATGGGGCTTTTCATGCTCGGCGGTGACCACGATGCCGATCTGGTCATAGGGAAAATCATGGACGGGAATGCCCGCCGTCTCACGCAGCGAGGAGTTTCGGCCCTCGGCCCCGACGATCAGCGGGGCCTGAAGCCGCTGGCCGCTCGCAAGCGTCACCTCGACCCGGGCAGGGCCACGGGTCACATTAAGGGCGCTGTCCGGGGCGAACAGGGTCACTTGAGGGCAGGCATCAAGGGCGGCTTGCAGTCCGGTACGGATATGGCGGTTTTCCAGCATCATGCCGAGCGGTTCGGCGTTCTGTCCGGCGGGCAGGGCGCGATGGTCGAAATGCACATGCAGCAGCGAGTTGCGGTCGGTGATGCGAATATCGTCGATGGGCGTGGCATGGGCCGCCACATGAGGCCACAGTCCGATGCCCTGAAACAGCCGCACACCGGCGAGCGCAATGGCTGAGGCCCGGCCGTCGAACACCGGGTCCAGCTGATGGGCCGGGGCCTCGCGGTCGATGGCCGCCACCTTAAGGCCGCTTTGGCCAAGCGCCAGTGCCAGCGTCAATCCGGCCATGCCGCCGCCTGAAATGATGACGTCGAACTGTGTGGGTCTGTCCATGGGTCCGCCTTCTGGGTTCGTCTGCGCCACCATAGAGCTTGCGCCTTGTGGCCTCAAGAGCGGGGTGGAGCAGGGGACAAATTTGCGTGCTTCTGTTCACTTGTCATTCCCCCACCTGTCATTCGCGCGAAAGCGGGAATCCAGACCGGCGGCTCCACAAACTCAAACTCGGCAAGAAAGACTGGATCCCCGCTTTCGCGGGGATGACAGCTGGGGATGGAACCGGCGTGCTACGGGTCCCCTTCTGCGGACAAGCTCCGCATCATTCCGCGCCAAAAAGGGCAGCGACGCCCTTTTGCCTTTTGCTTTGCGGGCGGCATGGCTAGATTAGCCGGACAGTTTTCTGTTTGATCTTGCATTAGAGTGTCCTGCCTTGCGCAATCCCCGACTTGGTCATCTGCCTGAATATGCCTTTCCGCGTCTGCGTGCGCTGTTGGATGGCATCGCGGCGGGACAGGATCCGATCGACATGACCATTGGCGAGCCGCGTCACGGCATGCCGGACTTCGTCGCCGATATTCTGGTGAGCGACCCCAAAGCTTACGGCAAATATCCGCCCATCGGCGGCACGCCGGAATGGTGTGCTGCGGTGTCTGGCTGGCTCACCCGGCGCTATGGCCTGGGGACCGGGATGATTGATCCGGCGCGCCATGTCCTGCCATTGAACGGCACCCGGGAAGGGTTGTTTTCCATCACCTTTGTGACGGTACCGCCGGAAAAACAGGGGCAGAGGCCGTTGGTGCTGATGCCGAACCCGTTTTATCAATGTTACACGGCGGCGGCGCTCGCCGCCGGGGCGGACCCGGTCTATGTGGCGGCGACGCGGGAGACCGGCTTCATGCCCGATTTCGCGGGCCTCGGGGAGGCGACGCTTGGGCGCAGCAGTCTGGTTTACCTTTGTTCGCCGGCCAATCCTCAGGGCGCGGTGGCGAGCCCCGGGTATCTGCGGGAGTTGATCGCGCTCGCCCGCCAGCATGATTTCGTGCTCGCCGTCGATGAATGCTATGCCGAAATTTATGGCGATGTGCCGCCGACCGGGGCCCTTGAGGTCTGTCAGGCGATCGCGAGCGAAGATCCGCGCTATGCGGAGGATCCCTTTGCCAATGTGCTGGTGTTTCATTCGCTGTCCAAACGGTCGAGCCTGCCGGGCCTGCGCTCGGGCTTTGTGGCCGGGGACCCACAATTGATCGCCGACTTCCGGCTGTTCCGCAATTATATCGGCCCGGCCTCGCCGCTGCCGACCTATGCGGCGGCGGCAGCAGCCTGGAATGACGAGACCCATGTGGAGGCGAACCGCGATCTCTACCGGGCGAAGTTCGATCTCGCGGCGCGCATTCTTGGCAATCGTTTCGGTTTTTACCGTCCGGCGGGCGGGTTTTTCCTGTGGCTTGATGTAAGCGCGACCCGTCATGGGGATGGCGAGACGGCGGCCTTGGCGCTTTGGCGTGAGGCCGGGGTCAGGGTGCTGCCCGGAGCCTATCTGTCGCAGGATGGGGCCGACGGCGTCAATCCCGGCCGCGATTATGTGCGGGTGGCGCTGGTGGATGATCTTCAGACCACCGAACGCGGTTTGCTGCGGCTTGCGGAAACGCTCGGTTCTTGAGACATCTGGGCCAGTGTTGTATCTCTTTGACAGTCTTTTGAGTAAGGATCCTACGTTTGGCGCGTGCAGCCGCAAAGTCCCGGAAGAAAAAACCGTTACTGCCTGAAAATGTGACGGTGTTTTTGCGTCGTCGCCTGGTGGAGGGCGCGGGGGTTTTTCTGTGGCTGCTGTTTGTCGCGGGCTTCCTCGCGCTGATCAGCTATTCTTCGAACGATCCCGGCTGGAACAATGCGACCAATGTGATGCCCGTGAACTGGCTTGGCGTGCCGGGCGCTTATGTGGCCGATCTGTTGTTGCAGACCTTGGGGCTTGGGGCGCTTCTGCTGATTTTGCCGCTGTTGCCTTGGGGACTCCGGATCCTAACCCATCGTGGACTGCCCTTGATCGGGGCCCAGCTTGTGGCCTTGCCGGTGGCTGTCCTGTTTCTCGTGATGGCCCTGACCCTGCTGCCGACGCCGGGACTTTGGCCGGTCGATGCGGGTTTTGGCGGGTCACTTGGTTTTGTGTTGATGAATTTGCTTGAGGGGGTCGTGAGCCGCTTGGGGCTTGGGCTCTATCCTTGGATATACGGCAGTCTCATCGGCATCATCGGTTTGCTGGTCTATTTGTTCGCGCTTGATCTCACGCGTTCGGAATGGGCGGCGATCGGCCGGGTGATGGCGCGCATCATGAAGATTTTCGCGGCGACGCTGGCCACCATTACGCGTGGAGCCGCGCATTTCTGGCCCAAACCGAAATTCCCCAGCCGCAGCCAGTTGAAGGCCAAGGCCGACCGTATGGCGGCCTTGAAACCAGATTTGAAACTGACGCGCAAGGAACCGGCGCTTGGCAAAGCCGGTGACGCGGTGGCGGTGCTGCCGGATGAGCCCGAGGAGGACGAGGATCTCTCCCCCCGGGTCGAAGACGCGCCACGCATCGTTAAACCGGGCAAGCGGGCCGAACGCGAACGTCAGCCGACCCTCGACTTCGGGCCGACCGGGGAGTTTCGCCTGCCGCCGCTTG
The sequence above is drawn from the Govania unica genome and encodes:
- a CDS encoding UbiH/UbiF/VisC/COQ6 family ubiquinone biosynthesis hydroxylase, producing the protein MDRPTQFDVIISGGGMAGLTLALALGQSGLKVAAIDREAPAHQLDPVFDGRASAIALAGVRLFQGIGLWPHVAAHATPIDDIRITDRNSLLHVHFDHRALPAGQNAEPLGMMLENRHIRTGLQAALDACPQVTLFAPDSALNVTRGPARVEVTLASGQRLQAPLIVGAEGRNSSLRETAGIPVHDFPYDQIGIVVTAEHEKPHGNIAHERFLAGGPFAILPISGNRSSIVWTERTATAKALLSLDSRGFEAELQKRFGDFLGAVHVSGPRWSYPLTLHMVPRATDLRLALIGDAAHGIHPIAGQGLNLGLKDVAALAEAIVDAARIGQDLGSPDVLARYERWRRFDTVTLSFVTDLLNRLFMVEAAPLSLVRKLGLGLVNRLPAAKTLFMDHARGTMGDLPRLLRGEAL
- a CDS encoding gamma-butyrobetaine hydroxylase family protein translates to MTPTRIRVSVDRMSLALEFADRPGVSYDAEFLRVHSPSAEVRGHGNAERQIVGGKRQVKIMLVEAVGSYAIRIGFDDGHDTGIYSWTLLESFARDHERLWGDYLTALATRGLTRD
- a CDS encoding aminotransferase class I/II-fold pyridoxal phosphate-dependent enzyme, whose product is MRNPRLGHLPEYAFPRLRALLDGIAAGQDPIDMTIGEPRHGMPDFVADILVSDPKAYGKYPPIGGTPEWCAAVSGWLTRRYGLGTGMIDPARHVLPLNGTREGLFSITFVTVPPEKQGQRPLVLMPNPFYQCYTAAALAAGADPVYVAATRETGFMPDFAGLGEATLGRSSLVYLCSPANPQGAVASPGYLRELIALARQHDFVLAVDECYAEIYGDVPPTGALEVCQAIASEDPRYAEDPFANVLVFHSLSKRSSLPGLRSGFVAGDPQLIADFRLFRNYIGPASPLPTYAAAAAAWNDETHVEANRDLYRAKFDLAARILGNRFGFYRPAGGFFLWLDVSATRHGDGETAALALWREAGVRVLPGAYLSQDGADGVNPGRDYVRVALVDDLQTTERGLLRLAETLGS